The proteins below are encoded in one region of Streptomyces marianii:
- a CDS encoding class F sortase, which yields MGRKPPSPFTSTGVFGVMLLVGVGLLIHGLRGETAPQPSAAQAFTAPVPGPAVSHGPAVPPLLAVPPAARAAKTPPGSRQRSVPVRLRIPAIRVDTPVMNLALGKNGVLEVPPVDKAQIAGWYSRGPAPGEVGAAVVAGHVDTPTGRAVFYRLGALTKGSAIQVTRLDGRTAHFSVDAVEVYSKHSFPSKKVYASTTVPQLRVITCGGGYTKKTGYLGNLVVYATLKRMS from the coding sequence ATGGGACGCAAGCCCCCCTCCCCCTTCACGTCGACCGGGGTCTTCGGCGTCATGCTGCTGGTCGGCGTCGGCTTGCTGATTCACGGGCTGCGCGGCGAGACGGCTCCCCAGCCGTCCGCCGCCCAGGCCTTCACCGCACCGGTGCCGGGCCCGGCGGTCTCCCACGGGCCGGCCGTCCCGCCCCTTCTGGCCGTCCCGCCTGCCGCCAGGGCGGCCAAGACGCCGCCCGGGTCCCGGCAGCGTTCCGTACCGGTGAGGCTGCGCATCCCCGCCATCCGTGTGGATACCCCGGTGATGAACCTCGCCCTGGGCAAGAACGGCGTGCTGGAGGTGCCGCCGGTGGACAAGGCGCAGATCGCGGGCTGGTACTCCAGAGGGCCGGCGCCGGGCGAGGTCGGCGCGGCCGTCGTGGCCGGGCATGTCGACACCCCCACCGGCCGTGCCGTCTTCTACCGGCTGGGTGCGCTCACCAAAGGCAGCGCCATCCAGGTCACCCGGCTCGACGGGCGCACGGCGCACTTCTCCGTGGACGCCGTCGAGGTGTACTCGAAGCACTCCTTCCCCAGCAAGAAGGTGTACGCCAGCACCACCGTCCCCCAGTTGCGGGTGATCACGTGCGGCGGGGGCTACACCAAGAAGACGGGCTACCTCGGCAATCTCGTCGTCTACGCGACGCTCAAGCGCATGAGCTAG
- a CDS encoding transposase yields the protein MDQVLADGTYLSHLNGARGKRTTVRVIEYTVMTTTLDADGVSEETSELFRLNTTLLDPASAPARELAELYTARWTSETVFKHIKIEQRGGRTATLRSMSPAMVEQELWAMRCVYQAVHLAAESADRAHLPVSHISFKQTLAAARRSVGADFPPRQLAAKVRDVQADLVREAVKPRPGRAAPRATKRSGTGYRTLRPDEPATSHVAPTPPISSSSPKTNAPHHRTAQPSFRSRHPARRHPCRHRWHQLPDQATLGPGPRHDRLSGNNECCHATQSWVAAQMRSTALEMANPVSPSARQGRARTPTS from the coding sequence GTGGACCAGGTGCTGGCCGACGGCACCTATCTCTCCCACCTCAACGGTGCGCGCGGGAAGCGGACCACGGTGCGGGTGATCGAATACACGGTGATGACCACAACCCTGGACGCCGACGGCGTCAGCGAAGAGACCTCCGAGCTGTTCCGTCTGAACACTACGCTGCTCGACCCGGCCTCGGCGCCCGCCCGCGAGCTGGCGGAGCTGTACACGGCGCGCTGGACCAGCGAAACGGTCTTCAAGCACATCAAGATCGAGCAGCGTGGTGGGCGCACCGCCACCCTGCGCTCGATGAGCCCCGCCATGGTCGAGCAGGAACTGTGGGCCATGCGCTGCGTCTACCAGGCCGTCCACCTGGCCGCCGAGTCCGCCGACCGCGCGCACCTGCCCGTCTCGCACATCAGCTTCAAGCAGACCCTCGCCGCCGCCCGACGCTCCGTCGGCGCGGACTTCCCCCCTCGGCAGCTGGCCGCCAAGGTCCGTGACGTCCAGGCCGACCTGGTCCGCGAGGCCGTCAAGCCCCGCCCCGGACGCGCCGCACCCCGCGCCACCAAGCGCAGCGGTACCGGCTACCGCACCCTGCGACCCGACGAGCCGGCGACCAGCCACGTCGCACCCACACCGCCAATCTCCAGCTCTTCCCCGAAGACCAACGCCCCGCACCACCGAACAGCACAGCCATCCTTCAGATCAAGGCATCCGGCCAGACGTCATCCCTGTCGCCACAGATGGCATCAGCTGCCTGATCAAGCGACGTTGGGGCCCGGCCCGCGCCACGACCGGCTTTCGGGCAATAACGAATGCTGTCACGCAACACAGTCGTGGGTGGCCGCTCAGATGCGGAGCACCGCTTTGGAGATGGCGAATCCCGTTTCTCCTTCTGCAAGACAAGGGCGGGCTCGAACGCCGACCTCGTAG
- the ltrA gene encoding group II intron reverse transcriptase/maturase: protein MPEDAPLNSGAPDQIPQGAWSRVSGMQAKLHRWAAADPGRRFDDLFNFVHDPATLLVAFDRVAGNKGARTPGVDGLTVTDVEDSVGVPGFLDDLRTSLKEGTFRPLPVRERKIPKPGGSGKIRSLGIPTVADRIVQAALKLVLEPIFEADFEPVSYGFRPKRRAQDAIAEIHYFGTRGYRWVLDADIEAAFDNVSHAALMGRVRLRVKDKRVLALVKAFLKAGILTELGDFEDTHTGTPQGGILSPLIFNVVMSVLDEHLHGPWKDGGSMSTESRRAYRRRKGSPTWRLVRYCDDFVVVVHGDRNDVLALREDVAAVLAPMGLRLSQAKTQVVHMSDGFDFLGFHIQWRRKRGTNKWHVYTFIADRPIRSLKAKIRALTHRTSQQDLEHVLTRINQVMHGWANYFRHAVAKSTFSMLDNFAWWRIIRMLMERHHWRWKDVRRRLTTPTGRWKPVTGGQVELRKIAAIPITRYRYRSSTIPNPWIPNHA from the coding sequence ATGCCGGAAGATGCGCCGCTGAACAGCGGCGCTCCCGACCAGATCCCGCAGGGGGCCTGGTCGCGGGTATCGGGGATGCAGGCCAAGCTTCACCGTTGGGCGGCGGCCGATCCCGGCCGCAGGTTCGACGACCTGTTCAACTTCGTGCACGACCCGGCGACGCTGCTGGTGGCGTTCGACCGGGTCGCGGGAAACAAGGGGGCGCGCACTCCCGGCGTCGACGGCCTCACGGTCACCGACGTCGAGGACAGTGTTGGCGTCCCGGGGTTCCTGGACGACCTGCGGACGTCCCTGAAGGAGGGGACGTTCCGGCCGCTGCCGGTGCGGGAACGCAAGATCCCCAAGCCGGGCGGGTCGGGAAAGATCCGCAGCCTCGGCATTCCCACCGTGGCTGACCGGATCGTCCAGGCGGCGCTGAAGCTGGTGCTGGAACCCATCTTCGAGGCCGACTTCGAGCCGGTCTCCTATGGGTTTCGGCCCAAGCGGCGGGCCCAGGACGCGATCGCTGAGATCCACTACTTCGGCACCCGCGGCTACCGCTGGGTGCTGGATGCGGACATCGAGGCGGCCTTCGACAACGTCTCGCATGCGGCCCTGATGGGCCGGGTGCGGCTGCGGGTGAAGGACAAACGCGTGCTGGCGCTGGTCAAGGCGTTCCTCAAGGCCGGGATCCTCACCGAACTCGGCGACTTCGAGGACACCCACACCGGCACGCCGCAAGGCGGCATCCTCTCCCCGCTGATCTTCAACGTGGTGATGTCGGTGCTCGATGAGCACCTGCACGGACCGTGGAAGGACGGCGGGAGCATGTCGACCGAGAGCCGACGCGCCTACCGGCGCCGCAAGGGGTCACCGACGTGGCGGCTGGTCCGCTACTGCGATGACTTCGTCGTTGTCGTCCACGGCGACCGCAACGACGTGCTGGCGCTGCGCGAAGACGTCGCCGCTGTGCTCGCCCCCATGGGCCTTCGCCTCTCGCAGGCCAAGACCCAGGTGGTGCACATGAGCGACGGGTTCGACTTCCTGGGGTTCCACATCCAGTGGCGCCGCAAGCGGGGAACGAACAAGTGGCACGTCTACACCTTCATCGCCGACCGGCCCATCCGGTCGCTGAAGGCCAAGATCCGTGCCCTGACACACAGGACGTCGCAGCAGGATCTGGAACACGTGCTGACCAGAATCAACCAGGTCATGCACGGCTGGGCCAACTACTTCAGGCACGCTGTCGCGAAAAGCACCTTCAGTATGCTGGACAACTTCGCCTGGTGGCGAATCATCCGCATGCTGATGGAGCGGCACCACTGGAGATGGAAGGACGTCCGCCGACGGCTCACCACGCCCACCGGGCGCTGGAAGCCAGTCACCGGCGGACAGGTCGAACTGCGGAAGATCGCCGCGATCCCCATCACCCGGTATCGCTACCGCAGTAGCACGATCCCCAACCCCTGGATCCCCAACCACGCCTGA
- a CDS encoding GNAT family N-acetyltransferase, whose protein sequence is MTAAHAEEVLAVYRLGIDEGDATFETRAPAWAEFDTTRLTEHRFVALRDSVPTPAAPRARPAATGAADTKGVAADRVGHVLGWVAASAVSDRCAYAGVVEHSVYVHPAARGRGVARALLQRLVASTEAAGIWTIQSGVFPENEASLALHRSVGFRVIGTRERIGRHHGVWRDVVLLERRSPVIP, encoded by the coding sequence ATGACAGCCGCGCATGCGGAGGAGGTCCTCGCCGTCTACCGGCTCGGCATCGACGAGGGCGACGCGACCTTCGAGACCCGCGCTCCGGCCTGGGCCGAGTTCGACACGACCAGACTGACGGAGCATCGGTTCGTCGCCCTGCGGGACTCCGTACCGACGCCGGCCGCACCCCGGGCACGCCCGGCGGCCACGGGCGCCGCGGACACCAAGGGGGTCGCCGCCGACCGTGTCGGCCACGTGCTCGGCTGGGTCGCGGCGTCGGCCGTCTCCGACCGCTGCGCCTACGCGGGAGTCGTCGAGCACTCGGTGTACGTCCACCCCGCCGCCCGCGGCCGGGGGGTGGCCCGCGCCCTGCTGCAGCGGCTCGTCGCCTCGACCGAGGCGGCCGGCATCTGGACGATCCAGTCCGGCGTCTTCCCCGAGAACGAGGCCAGCCTCGCCCTCCACCGGAGCGTGGGCTTCCGGGTCATCGGCACCCGCGAACGGATCGGCCGCCACCACGGCGTGTGGCGGGACGTGGTCCTTCTGGAACGCCGCAGTCCCGTCATCCCCTGA
- a CDS encoding IS1182 family transposase, with protein sequence MRPVGLPEIPEQTVRVARAAFPKGSLAIRARDRLAGIFADEPFAGAFGVRGAPGLSPGVLSLVTVLQYCEDLTDRQAAAMMVRAIDWKYALGMELTDTGFDASVLSRFRARLADNGMERVVFDRLLEHCKDAGLVGDGGRQRTDSTHVISAVRDLNRLELAGESVRAALEALATAAPSWLAGRIDVAEFAQRYGPRVDGWRMPSSQTKRDRLAQVFGQDALALCRAAWAADTPVWIREIEAVGLLRQVLVQTYTIRSDTRGRQVIRKRDADDGVPPGQLRLASPYDTDARWAAKGEDLFWLGYKVHLTETCGTLPEAEAEAEAVAGVQPNLITDVHTTDATVPDVKATAPIQRKLAGHGVKPAEHYLDSGYPSADLITKAMKDGIRMVTPVLLDHSAQAKAAEGFAKNAFTIDWKTRQVRCPAGKTSSHWNPVKQHGKDAIVITFSVLTCRDCPFQQQCTTSKPGRRMLTLRPQELHENLARARAEQQTNTWKNKYALRAGVEGTINQALDITDIRQARYRGLPKVRLQHAFSATAINVIRLDAYWTDSPLRRTRSSRLERLAYQLTA encoded by the coding sequence ATGCGGCCGGTGGGGCTGCCGGAGATCCCGGAGCAGACGGTGAGGGTGGCTCGGGCGGCGTTCCCGAAGGGGAGCCTGGCGATACGGGCCCGGGACCGTCTGGCGGGGATTTTCGCTGATGAGCCGTTCGCGGGGGCGTTCGGGGTGCGGGGTGCTCCGGGGCTGTCGCCGGGGGTGTTGTCGCTGGTCACGGTGCTGCAGTACTGCGAGGACCTCACCGACCGGCAGGCCGCGGCGATGATGGTGCGGGCGATCGACTGGAAGTACGCGCTCGGGATGGAGCTGACGGACACCGGTTTCGACGCGAGTGTGCTGTCCAGGTTCCGGGCCCGGCTCGCGGACAACGGCATGGAACGGGTGGTCTTCGACCGGCTCCTTGAGCACTGCAAGGACGCCGGCCTGGTGGGGGACGGAGGCAGGCAGCGTACTGATTCCACCCATGTGATCAGTGCGGTGCGGGACTTGAACCGTCTTGAGCTGGCAGGGGAGAGCGTGCGGGCGGCCCTGGAGGCCCTCGCGACTGCGGCGCCGTCGTGGCTGGCCGGCCGGATCGATGTGGCGGAGTTCGCCCAGCGGTACGGGCCCCGGGTGGATGGCTGGCGGATGCCGTCCTCGCAGACCAAGCGCGACCGCCTCGCCCAGGTCTTCGGTCAGGACGCCCTCGCTTTATGCCGGGCGGCCTGGGCCGCCGATACCCCGGTATGGATCCGTGAGATCGAGGCCGTGGGCCTGCTGCGGCAGGTCCTCGTGCAGACCTACACCATCCGCAGCGACACGCGGGGACGGCAGGTGATCAGGAAGCGGGACGCCGACGACGGCGTCCCGCCCGGCCAACTCCGCCTGGCCTCCCCCTACGACACCGACGCACGCTGGGCTGCCAAAGGCGAGGACCTGTTTTGGCTGGGCTACAAGGTCCACCTCACCGAAACATGCGGCACACTCCCCGAAGCCGAAGCCGAAGCCGAAGCGGTAGCAGGGGTGCAGCCGAATCTGATTACCGACGTGCACACGACCGACGCGACCGTGCCGGACGTGAAGGCGACCGCGCCGATCCAGCGCAAGCTCGCCGGGCACGGCGTGAAGCCGGCCGAGCACTACCTCGATTCCGGCTACCCGTCGGCCGACCTGATCACCAAGGCCATGAAGGACGGTATCCGCATGGTCACCCCGGTCCTTCTGGACCACTCCGCGCAGGCCAAGGCCGCGGAAGGCTTCGCCAAGAACGCCTTCACCATCGACTGGAAGACCCGCCAGGTCCGCTGCCCCGCCGGGAAGACCAGCTCCCACTGGAACCCCGTCAAACAGCACGGCAAGGACGCCATCGTCATCACCTTCAGCGTCCTGACCTGCCGCGACTGCCCCTTCCAACAGCAGTGCACCACCTCGAAACCCGGGCGCCGCATGCTCACCCTCAGACCCCAGGAACTTCACGAGAACCTCGCCCGGGCCCGCGCCGAGCAGCAGACCAACACCTGGAAGAACAAATACGCCCTGCGGGCAGGCGTCGAGGGCACCATCAACCAGGCCCTCGACATCACCGACATCCGCCAGGCCCGCTACCGCGGCCTGCCGAAAGTCCGCCTCCAGCACGCCTTCTCCGCCACCGCGATCAACGTGATCCGACTCGACGCGTACTGGACCGACAGCCCTCTCCGGCGCACCCGCTCCAGCCGACTCGAACGCCTCGCCTACCAGCTCACCGCATGA
- a CDS encoding ML domain-containing protein, with protein sequence MRTARLLAGSALALAALGIPAPAAVAEGSEVTVSPEVGYPGSTITVSTSGVCDPAATYAKGQAEIGGQINLTESGSEGELKGTFTVPDNAKEGTYSVTVKCPPGVRIESEFEVAGRPNGAVSGGFGGGGGMNSTEMAIGAALVLTATAGGVLTLRRRHGNGSAA encoded by the coding sequence ATGCGTACCGCACGTCTTCTCGCCGGAAGTGCCCTGGCCCTGGCCGCACTTGGCATCCCGGCTCCCGCGGCAGTCGCCGAAGGGTCCGAGGTCACGGTCAGTCCCGAGGTGGGATATCCCGGATCGACCATCACCGTCAGTACGTCGGGGGTGTGCGACCCGGCAGCGACCTACGCCAAGGGACAGGCGGAGATCGGAGGTCAGATCAACCTGACCGAGAGCGGCAGCGAAGGGGAACTGAAGGGCACGTTCACCGTTCCCGACAACGCGAAGGAAGGCACGTACAGCGTCACGGTCAAGTGCCCTCCCGGGGTCCGGATCGAGTCCGAATTCGAGGTCGCCGGGCGCCCGAACGGTGCGGTGAGCGGTGGATTCGGCGGTGGCGGCGGGATGAACAGCACGGAGATGGCCATCGGGGCCGCGCTCGTTCTCACCGCGACGGCGGGCGGCGTCCTGACACTGCGGCGTCGTCACGGCAACGGCTCGGCGGCCTGA
- a CDS encoding S9 family peptidase: MAPAGERTAASAGGPADMPAWEQRFRAPRVSLPDWAEDAPDHALFVSNATGTYELYAWDRATGGQRQATHRPNGTTDGILTPDGAWIWWFSDTDGDEFGVWMRQPFGGGPDEPAAPGLAPSYSAGVALGRDGTAVVGRSTDEDGTTIHVVRPGGAPVEIYRHRESAGVGDLSHDGTLLALEHTEHGDAMHSALRVVRLDGTTVCELDDTEGGSEELGLEVLGFAPVQGDTRLLVGHQRRGRWEPMLWDVATGEETDLAIDLPGDLSAEWYPDGSALLVAHSFEARSDLWRFDPATRELTRVETPAGTVSGATARPDGTVEYVWSCAAQPPKVRSTTGREVLDPPGMKAPGSVAVEDVWVEGPGGRVHALVQRPEGEGPFPTVFDIHGGPTWHDSDAFAAAPAAWVDHGYAVIRVNYRGSTGYGRAWTDALKHRVGLIELEDIAAVREWAVASGVADPARLVLSGGSWGGYLTLLGLGTQPGSWALGLAAVPVADYVTAYHDEMEALKAMDRTLLGGTPEEVPERYEASSPLTYVDAVTAPVYISAGVNDPRCPIRQVENYVDRLAARGAVHEVYRYDAGHGSLVVEERIKQVRLELAFAERHLR, translated from the coding sequence ATGGCCCCCGCCGGGGAGCGCACGGCGGCGTCCGCGGGCGGGCCCGCGGACATGCCGGCCTGGGAGCAGCGATTCCGCGCGCCCCGGGTCTCGCTGCCCGACTGGGCGGAGGACGCCCCGGACCACGCCCTCTTCGTCTCGAACGCGACGGGGACGTACGAGCTGTACGCCTGGGACCGCGCCACCGGCGGACAGCGCCAGGCGACGCACCGGCCGAACGGGACGACGGACGGGATACTCACCCCGGACGGCGCATGGATCTGGTGGTTCTCGGACACGGACGGCGATGAGTTCGGCGTCTGGATGCGGCAGCCCTTCGGCGGCGGGCCGGACGAACCCGCCGCGCCGGGCCTCGCACCCTCGTACAGCGCGGGCGTCGCCCTCGGCCGGGACGGCACGGCCGTGGTGGGCCGGTCCACGGACGAGGACGGGACGACGATCCACGTCGTGCGGCCCGGCGGGGCACCGGTGGAGATCTACCGGCACCGGGAGTCGGCGGGCGTCGGCGATCTGTCGCACGACGGGACGCTGCTCGCGCTGGAGCACACCGAGCACGGCGACGCGATGCACTCGGCGCTGCGGGTCGTCCGGCTGGACGGCACGACGGTGTGCGAGCTGGACGACACCGAGGGCGGCTCGGAGGAGCTGGGGCTGGAGGTGCTCGGTTTCGCCCCGGTCCAAGGGGACACCCGGCTGCTGGTCGGCCACCAGCGGCGGGGGCGCTGGGAACCCATGCTGTGGGACGTGGCGACGGGCGAGGAGACCGACCTCGCGATCGATCTGCCGGGCGATCTGAGCGCCGAGTGGTATCCGGACGGCTCCGCACTGCTCGTCGCTCACAGCTTCGAGGCGCGCAGCGATCTGTGGCGGTTCGACCCGGCCACGCGCGAGCTGACCCGGGTGGAGACCCCGGCGGGGACGGTCTCGGGCGCGACGGCAAGGCCGGACGGGACGGTGGAGTACGTGTGGTCGTGCGCGGCACAGCCGCCGAAGGTCCGCTCCACGACGGGCCGGGAAGTACTGGATCCGCCGGGTATGAAGGCGCCGGGCTCGGTCGCTGTGGAGGACGTGTGGGTGGAGGGCCCCGGCGGCCGGGTCCACGCGCTGGTGCAGCGGCCCGAGGGCGAGGGGCCGTTCCCCACCGTCTTCGACATACACGGCGGCCCGACCTGGCACGACAGCGACGCCTTCGCGGCCGCCCCGGCGGCGTGGGTGGACCACGGCTATGCGGTGATCCGGGTCAACTACCGGGGCTCGACCGGTTACGGGCGGGCGTGGACCGACGCCCTGAAGCACCGCGTCGGTCTGATCGAGCTGGAGGACATCGCGGCGGTCCGCGAATGGGCCGTGGCCTCCGGCGTGGCCGACCCGGCGAGGCTGGTGCTGTCGGGCGGCTCGTGGGGCGGCTACCTCACCCTGCTCGGACTCGGCACACAGCCCGGTTCCTGGGCCCTGGGCCTGGCTGCGGTGCCCGTCGCGGACTACGTCACGGCGTACCACGACGAGATGGAGGCCCTGAAGGCGATGGACCGCACACTGCTGGGCGGCACACCGGAGGAGGTCCCCGAGCGCTACGAGGCCTCGTCCCCGCTGACGTACGTGGACGCGGTCACGGCTCCGGTGTACATCTCGGCCGGGGTCAACGACCCGCGCTGCCCGATCCGCCAGGTGGAGAACTACGTGGACCGCCTCGCGGCTCGCGGCGCGGTCCACGAGGTGTACCGGTACGACGCGGGTCACGGCTCGCTGGTGGTGGAGGAGCGGATCAAGCAGGTCCGGCTGGAGTTGGCCTTCGCCGAGCGGCACCTGCGGTAG
- a CDS encoding SURF1 family protein, with the protein MYRFLLTPRWWGINVFVALAIPFCIFMGTWQLGRFEDRVDTHRAAEQGPEPGERAPAPLAELLPVDKNTSGRLATAAGRYGEQFLVPGRELDGRRGSYVLTLLHTDDGRALPVVRGWLPTGATAPPAPAGEVTVTGALQASETQGSDGVRTAGGLPSGQLGMISAASLVNLVPDDVYDAWITLTTAPNGMRPVPAAAPQGSGLDLKAFQNLGYTLEWFAFAGFVLFMWFRFVRREAEAAKDQALGLDPV; encoded by the coding sequence GTGTACCGGTTCCTGCTGACGCCCCGCTGGTGGGGGATCAATGTCTTCGTCGCGCTGGCGATCCCTTTCTGCATCTTCATGGGGACCTGGCAGCTCGGCCGGTTCGAGGACCGCGTCGACACCCACCGGGCCGCCGAGCAGGGCCCGGAGCCGGGCGAACGGGCCCCGGCACCGCTCGCGGAGCTGCTGCCCGTGGACAAGAACACCTCTGGGCGGCTCGCCACGGCCGCCGGCCGGTACGGCGAGCAGTTCCTCGTGCCGGGCCGGGAACTGGACGGCCGGCGCGGCTCGTACGTCCTGACGCTGCTCCACACCGACGACGGCAGGGCGCTGCCGGTGGTGCGGGGCTGGCTGCCCACCGGGGCGACGGCACCGCCCGCTCCCGCCGGTGAGGTGACGGTCACGGGAGCGTTGCAGGCCTCGGAGACGCAGGGCAGCGACGGGGTGCGCACTGCGGGCGGCCTGCCGAGCGGGCAGCTCGGCATGATCAGTGCCGCCTCGCTGGTGAACCTCGTCCCGGACGATGTGTACGACGCGTGGATCACGCTCACCACGGCGCCGAACGGGATGCGCCCGGTGCCCGCGGCCGCGCCGCAGGGCAGCGGGCTCGACCTCAAGGCGTTCCAGAACCTCGGCTACACGCTGGAGTGGTTCGCCTTCGCAGGCTTCGTGCTGTTCATGTGGTTCCGCTTCGTGCGCCGCGAGGCGGAGGCGGCCAAGGACCAGGCGCTCGGTCTCGACCCGGTGTGA